The Coffea eugenioides isolate CCC68of chromosome 8, Ceug_1.0, whole genome shotgun sequence genome has a segment encoding these proteins:
- the LOC113780379 gene encoding uncharacterized protein LOC113780379 encodes MATAINRLESHVFGKLPSQPEANFKNVSAMTLRSGKEVEGPKLTNSKSKSEEEIEKEIEEEGRIREDPKIPKYAKFLKDMCTHKRKLRGDERVEVGENVLAILQRKLPPKCGDPGIFIIPCKIGDTPIKKAMLNLGASINVMPKTIYASLNLEPLKGTSIIIQLADRTNAYSEGLVEDVLVHVNKLVFPGDFYVLDMGDERSLNLSPILLGRSFLSTVRTKINVNEGTLSMEFDGKIETFKLDGEDALRVVLAKHLELGATLNVEISNELYRVVVALYLLPPISSRYEVTSLFVPETQKKLLPSVVEAPELELKPFSKHLKYSFFGDKEILPVIISAHLSLSQEDNLVRLFRDHKEVIGWSIANI; translated from the exons atggcAACTGCCATTAATCGCCTGGAGTCTCACGTTTTTGGAAAATTACCATCGCAACCCGAGGCAAATTTCaagaatgtaagtgccatgacacTGAGAAGTGGCAAGGAAGTGGAGGGGCCTAAGTTGACaaattcaaaaagcaaaagtgaggaaGAGATAGAAAAGGAGATTGAAGAAGAAGGGCGCATTCGCGAAGACCCTAAG ATAccaaaatatgcaaaatttttgaaggatATGTGCACCcacaaaagaaagctaaggggTGATGAAAGAGTGGAGGTGGGAGAAAATGTGTTGGCCATACTCCAAAGGAAACTCCCTCCAAAGTGTGGAGACCCAGGTATATTCATAATTCCATGTAAAATAGGAGATACTCCAATTAAGAAAGCAATGTTGAATCTAGGGGCGTCGATTAACGTAATGCCTAAAACTATTTATGCTTCTCTAAATCTTGAACCATTAAAAGGCACAAGCATCATAATCCAACTAGCGGACCGTACCAATGCTTATTCAGAGGGGTTAGTTGAAGATGTTTTGGTGCATGTCAATAAGTTAGTATTCCCAGGAGATTTTTATGTCCTAGACATGGGGGATGAAAGGTCATTAAATCTGTCACCTATTTTGTTAGGTAGGTCATTTTTAAGCACTGTTAGGACAAAAATAAATGTGAACGAGGGCACTTTGTCAATGGAGTTTGATggaaaaatt GAAACTTTCAAATTGGATGGGGAGGATGCACTGAGAGTGGTTTTGGCCAAACATCTTGAGTTGGGAGCAACTCTTAATGTGGAAATAAGTAATGAGTTGTACCGTGTGGTTGTAGCACTGTATTTGCTCCCACCAATTTCTTCAAGGTATGAGGTTACTTCTCTCTTTGTACCAGAAACTCAGAAAAAGTTATTGCCTTCTGTTGTGGAGGCACCCGAGCTGGAGCTCAAACCTTTCTCGAAACATTTGAAGTATTCATTTTTCGGGGACAAAGAAATACTACCGGTGATCATTTCTGCACACCTGTCGCTGAGTCAAGAAGACAATCTGGTTCGACTTTTTCGAGATCATAAGGAGGTGATTGGATGGAGTATAGCAAACATATAA